One window of Novosphingobium sp. P6W genomic DNA carries:
- a CDS encoding DoxX family protein yields the protein MNRRTFSRAVLALLYAAAGVLHLALPAPFLGIVPPWVPFPALVVALTGLAEIAGAAGLLQPLSPALRRAAGWGLAAYALCVWPANVQHMLIDMAKPGHGLGLGYHIPRLALQPVLIWWPLWAASVTDWPWRRRPA from the coding sequence ATGAACCGCCGTACCTTTTCCCGCGCCGTGCTGGCCTTGCTCTACGCGGCGGCCGGTGTGCTCCACCTTGCCTTGCCCGCACCGTTCCTCGGCATCGTGCCGCCCTGGGTGCCTTTCCCCGCACTGGTCGTCGCCCTGACCGGCCTTGCGGAGATCGCCGGAGCCGCCGGACTGCTCCAGCCCCTGTCACCCGCTTTGCGCCGGGCGGCCGGCTGGGGCCTTGCCGCCTATGCGCTCTGCGTTTGGCCGGCCAACGTCCAGCACATGCTGATCGACATGGCGAAACCCGGGCACGGTCTGGGCCTTGGCTACCACATCCCGCGCCTGGCGCTGCAGCCGGTGCTGATCTGGTGGCCCCTGTGGGCCGCCAGCGTCACCGACTGGCCATGGCGCCGCCGACCGGCCTAA